A window from Patescibacteria group bacterium encodes these proteins:
- a CDS encoding zinc ribbon domain-containing protein: MNAALDYLTNFDPSNWLEVSLRGVFAYLFVVLVAIVIWVARDAVARSKSLLFQVFSILLVITLNLPGLLIYLIVRPQKTLVDKYHETLEQRVLTESEETCPKCDRLLPLNFQFCPSCGEEARRPCKKCHKLVSKSWSVCPYCGAKKSTQKKVETTSL; the protein is encoded by the coding sequence ATGAACGCCGCACTCGACTATCTCACCAATTTTGATCCTTCGAATTGGCTCGAAGTCAGCCTGCGTGGCGTCTTCGCGTATCTTTTTGTCGTGCTGGTCGCGATTGTGATTTGGGTCGCACGCGATGCGGTTGCTCGCAGCAAGAGTCTGCTTTTTCAGGTGTTTTCAATCTTACTTGTAATCACGCTCAATCTACCCGGACTGCTGATTTACCTAATCGTGCGTCCGCAAAAAACACTCGTCGACAAATACCATGAGACGCTCGAACAGCGCGTGCTCACCGAAAGCGAGGAGACTTGTCCGAAGTGTGATCGATTGCTACCGCTTAATTTCCAATTTTGTCCGAGCTGCGGTGAGGAGGCGCGCCGTCCTTGCAAAAAATGCCACAAACTTGTTTCCAAAAGCTGGTCAGTCTGTCCTTACTGCGGTGCGAAAAAATCGACTCAAAAGAAAGTTGAGACAACAAGTCTTTGA
- a CDS encoding prolipoprotein diacylglyceryl transferase family protein, translating into MWPFFELAGIYFPVYNIALVIGILLGAGELFLAARRKRVMLQFLADNFLWLLLVTLFFARLAEVLLRNFSLLDFPFAWGNTAGLSFFGAALGLLGMLALLARRYNENFFTWLDLIMLAVAPVLFFHHIGTFFVGSEYGIPTALPWGVTFTNPDAVGYSTIPLHPVQLYAAVIMLGLFAAASFIFKTTARAGKAGTFLLLTLSIMYFCLDFLRGDSAPTFGVLRASQYFTLVLALIAAGITLRMKIAAREERRGELHIKTPDL; encoded by the coding sequence ATGTGGCCATTTTTTGAATTAGCGGGAATCTACTTTCCGGTTTACAACATTGCGCTTGTGATTGGGATTTTACTGGGTGCGGGCGAGCTTTTTCTGGCAGCGCGACGCAAGCGCGTGATGCTTCAATTTCTTGCGGATAATTTTCTCTGGCTGCTGCTCGTGACGCTGTTTTTTGCCCGACTTGCCGAGGTTCTGCTCCGCAATTTTTCCTTACTTGATTTTCCGTTTGCTTGGGGCAACACGGCTGGTCTGAGTTTCTTCGGCGCGGCGCTGGGGTTGCTCGGCATGCTGGCTTTGCTGGCACGCCGTTACAATGAAAACTTTTTCACTTGGCTCGATCTCATCATGCTGGCTGTCGCGCCGGTGCTTTTTTTTCACCACATCGGTACATTCTTCGTAGGGAGCGAATACGGTATTCCGACGGCGTTGCCGTGGGGTGTCACTTTCACCAATCCAGACGCAGTGGGTTATTCGACCATTCCGCTCCACCCAGTTCAGCTTTACGCGGCAGTCATCATGCTCGGACTTTTTGCCGCAGCTTCATTTATTTTCAAAACAACAGCGCGCGCCGGTAAAGCCGGGACATTCTTGCTGCTCACACTTTCGATTATGTACTTCTGTTTGGATTTCCTGCGCGGTGATTCGGCGCCGACCTTTGGTGTGCTGCGGGCGAGTCAGTACTTCACGCTCGTGTTGGCACTCATCGCCGCCGGCATCACACTGCGGATGAAGATCGCGGCGCGTGAAGAACGGCGCGGCGAATTACACATTAAAACTCCTGATTTATGA
- the purD gene encoding phosphoribosylamine--glycine ligase — MKFLLVGNGAREHAIGAAVLRSPQKPELIVFADKINPGLQKLATVYEKATSLTDLVALRKLVEKEKPELAVVGPEAPIAAGAANLLEELGVGVVAPRQSSARLESSKSFTRDLLQKYDIPGNPEFIVFSKFDNDDEARLALRSFMQALGGQFVVKADGLKSGKGVKVVGDHLNGIDDGLHYALECLNADGRVVIEEKLIGEEFSAMFLTDGKTLAALPVSQDHKRAFENDLGPNTGGMGTYSDETGSLPFLRAADLAAARAITEQVLAALTTETGETFRGVMYGGFIATKNGVKLIEYNARFGDPEAMNVFPILKTDFIEVCRAVVAGRLDSLPLEFEKKATVVKYLVPEGYPNIPLAGQEIRVLGLPENCEIFYAAVDVDAAGRILTGASRAIAVVGIADDLTAAERIAETGINQIAGKLFHRRDIGTPALIAKRIRHLQEIRGA, encoded by the coding sequence ATGAAATTTCTCCTGGTTGGCAACGGCGCGCGCGAACACGCAATCGGCGCAGCGGTTCTGCGTTCACCGCAAAAACCCGAGCTCATCGTTTTCGCCGACAAAATCAATCCAGGCTTGCAAAAGCTCGCGACGGTTTACGAAAAAGCTACTTCGCTGACCGATTTAGTCGCGCTGCGCAAATTAGTCGAAAAAGAAAAACCGGAGCTGGCGGTCGTCGGACCCGAGGCGCCGATCGCGGCGGGTGCGGCGAATTTACTCGAAGAGCTCGGTGTCGGCGTGGTAGCACCGCGCCAATCTTCGGCGCGTTTGGAATCTTCCAAAAGTTTCACGCGTGATTTGCTGCAAAAATACGACATTCCCGGCAATCCAGAATTTATCGTTTTCTCCAAATTCGACAACGACGATGAGGCGCGCCTCGCGCTGCGGAGTTTCATGCAAGCATTGGGCGGTCAATTCGTCGTCAAAGCAGATGGGCTGAAAAGCGGCAAAGGCGTGAAAGTCGTCGGTGATCATTTGAATGGCATCGACGATGGTTTGCATTACGCGCTCGAATGCCTAAACGCGGATGGTCGCGTTGTGATTGAAGAAAAATTAATCGGTGAGGAATTCTCGGCGATGTTTTTGACCGACGGCAAAACGCTGGCGGCGCTGCCGGTTTCGCAAGATCACAAACGCGCGTTCGAAAACGATCTCGGTCCGAATACCGGCGGCATGGGGACTTACTCTGACGAGACCGGCTCGCTCCCATTTTTGCGAGCCGCAGATTTGGCGGCGGCGCGTGCCATCACGGAGCAAGTGCTGGCGGCACTCACGACCGAGACAGGCGAGACTTTTCGCGGGGTGATGTACGGCGGTTTCATCGCGACCAAAAATGGCGTGAAGCTGATTGAGTACAACGCGCGTTTCGGTGATCCCGAGGCGATGAATGTTTTTCCGATTCTCAAAACGGACTTCATCGAAGTTTGTCGCGCGGTTGTTGCTGGTCGTTTAGATTCACTGCCGCTCGAATTTGAAAAAAAGGCGACAGTCGTGAAATACCTTGTGCCAGAGGGTTATCCGAACATTCCGCTTGCCGGACAAGAAATCCGCGTCTTGGGTTTGCCGGAAAATTGTGAAATTTTTTACGCGGCGGTTGATGTCGATGCCGCTGGTCGGATTTTGACTGGCGCATCGCGCGCGATTGCGGTCGTCGGTATTGCCGATGATTTGACCGCGGCGGAGCGCATCGCGGAGACAGGGATTAATCAAATCGCAGGCAAACTTTTCCACCGCCGGGATATTGGCACACCCGCGCTCATCGCCAAACGGATTCGCCATTTGCAGGAAATTCGCGGCGCATGA
- the purF gene encoding amidophosphoribosyltransferase, translating into MCGVIGITANSEVVGEIYDGLATLQHRGQDAAGVMTFDGAQFHTKRGAGLVRDVIGAADILELTGKIGIGHVRYPTAGSYSPEEAQPFFVNSPLGLGLVHNGNLTNTEKLRRELKKEGRYLNTSSDSEVLLNVFSRELRKQKMAAFSVKKLFAAAKRTVERVQGSYAAVILVAGHGILALRDPQGLRPLTIGIRKNSKRDELAVASEDPTFATLGFEKIGDVQPGEAVWLSADGKIARQQLAPKNWAPCIFEYVYLARPDATLDNISVYRSRLRAGEYLAREIRKAKIQIDVVVPVPDTSRSSALALANELGVRYREGLIKNRYIGRTFIMPTQAKRQKSIRHKLVPLPLELRKKNVLIVDDSIVRGNTSRQIVEMVRSAGAKKVYFAAAAPALKFPCVYGVDMPSKKEFIANKLSTAQIAKKLKADAVFYLPLPDLIRACEFEKTKIPHFCTACFDGKYPTKEVTAKYLASVEKCRECSRRKESDDKQMTLL; encoded by the coding sequence ATGTGTGGAGTAATCGGCATCACGGCAAATTCTGAAGTCGTCGGCGAAATCTACGATGGACTCGCGACGCTGCAGCACCGCGGTCAGGATGCGGCAGGCGTGATGACTTTCGACGGCGCACAATTTCACACGAAACGCGGCGCGGGACTCGTGCGCGATGTGATCGGTGCCGCTGACATTCTCGAGCTCACTGGCAAGATTGGCATTGGGCATGTGCGTTATCCGACGGCGGGCAGTTATTCACCGGAGGAGGCGCAGCCCTTTTTCGTCAATTCGCCGCTCGGTCTGGGATTGGTCCACAACGGCAATCTCACGAATACCGAGAAACTGCGCCGCGAGCTCAAAAAAGAGGGGAGATATCTCAATACTTCGAGCGATTCAGAAGTCTTGCTCAATGTTTTTTCCCGTGAATTGCGTAAGCAAAAAATGGCAGCTTTCTCAGTCAAGAAACTTTTCGCCGCCGCCAAGAGAACAGTTGAGCGCGTGCAGGGTAGTTACGCCGCCGTGATTCTCGTCGCGGGTCACGGTATTCTCGCGCTGCGCGATCCGCAGGGTTTGCGCCCGCTGACGATTGGTATTCGCAAAAATTCCAAACGCGACGAGCTCGCAGTCGCGAGTGAGGATCCGACTTTCGCGACGCTCGGTTTTGAAAAAATTGGCGATGTGCAGCCGGGCGAGGCAGTCTGGCTTTCCGCCGATGGCAAAATTGCGCGGCAGCAGCTCGCTCCCAAAAATTGGGCACCCTGCATTTTCGAGTATGTTTACCTCGCGCGCCCGGACGCGACGCTCGACAATATTTCCGTCTATCGTTCACGCCTGCGTGCAGGCGAATATCTCGCGCGGGAAATTCGCAAAGCGAAAATTCAAATCGATGTGGTCGTGCCCGTGCCCGACACTTCGCGCAGTTCCGCGCTCGCGCTCGCGAATGAGCTCGGTGTGCGTTACCGCGAGGGTTTGATTAAGAATCGCTACATTGGTAGGACTTTCATCATGCCGACGCAAGCGAAACGCCAAAAATCCATTCGCCACAAACTAGTTCCTCTGCCGCTCGAGCTGCGTAAAAAAAATGTTTTGATCGTCGATGACTCGATTGTGCGTGGCAATACTTCGCGCCAGATCGTCGAGATGGTGCGGTCAGCGGGAGCCAAAAAAGTTTATTTCGCGGCAGCTGCGCCCGCACTCAAATTTCCCTGCGTGTATGGTGTAGACATGCCGTCCAAAAAAGAATTCATCGCCAACAAACTTTCGACTGCGCAGATTGCTAAAAAATTAAAAGCGGACGCTGTTTTTTACCTGCCACTGCCGGATCTCATTCGCGCCTGCGAATTTGAAAAGACCAAAATTCCACACTTCTGCACGGCTTGTTTTGACGGCAAATATCCGACCAAAGAGGTGACCGCGAAATATCTCGCTTCAGTCGAAAAATGCCGCGAGTGCTCGCGTCGCAAAGAGAGCGATGACAAGCAAATGACACTGCTTTAA
- a CDS encoding bifunctional 5,10-methylenetetrahydrofolate dehydrogenase/5,10-methenyltetrahydrofolate cyclohydrolase codes for MLLPRLRGFSFLLMLLDGKKLSAKILDSVKRKVAAKKLKIGLAVILVGEHPASVSYVRQKRRAAEKVGFAFREVNLPSSVSEQKLIATIDELNLDHEIQGFIVQLPLPKKISTEKILERISPTKDVDGFHPLNLGRGFLKLPTLLPATPAGILRLLDESEIPLKGQNVVVVGHSNIVGKPLAMLLLNRDATVSVCHVFTKNLAEFTRNADIIISATGVPHLIRAEMLKKNCVVVDAGCAQLDGKLVGDVDFENVEKIVRAITPVPGGVGPMTVATLIENTLRAAENF; via the coding sequence ATGCTTCTGCCTCGTTTGCGGGGCTTTTCTTTTCTCTTGATGCTGCTCGACGGTAAAAAACTTTCCGCGAAAATTTTGGATTCGGTCAAACGGAAAGTCGCCGCGAAAAAACTCAAAATTGGGCTGGCAGTGATTCTGGTCGGAGAGCATCCCGCGAGTGTTTCGTATGTGCGCCAGAAGCGCCGCGCCGCCGAAAAGGTCGGTTTCGCTTTTCGCGAGGTGAATTTGCCAAGTTCTGTTTCTGAGCAAAAATTAATTGCGACGATCGACGAATTAAATCTTGATCATGAAATTCAGGGCTTTATCGTCCAGTTGCCCTTGCCGAAGAAAATTTCCACGGAAAAAATTCTGGAAAGAATTTCTCCGACGAAAGATGTCGACGGTTTCCATCCGCTCAATCTCGGGCGCGGATTTCTGAAGCTGCCGACGCTGCTGCCCGCGACTCCGGCGGGGATTTTGCGCTTGCTCGATGAGTCTGAAATTCCGCTCAAGGGTCAAAATGTCGTCGTGGTCGGACATTCCAATATCGTCGGCAAACCGCTCGCGATGCTGCTCCTCAATCGCGACGCGACTGTTTCGGTTTGTCATGTTTTCACCAAAAATTTAGCTGAATTTACGCGAAATGCCGACATCATAATTTCGGCGACCGGCGTGCCACATTTGATTCGCGCAGAAATGTTGAAGAAAAATTGCGTGGTTGTCGATGCGGGTTGCGCGCAGCTCGATGGTAAATTGGTCGGCGATGTCGACTTCGAAAATGTCGAGAAAATTGTACGCGCCATCACGCCCGTCCCGGGCGGAGTCGGACCGATGACGGTGGCGACTTTGATTGAAAACACGCTCCGCGCCGCGGAGAATTTTTAA
- a CDS encoding GspMb/PilO family protein → MTTYTAHLRQSANIRFALIAAILVITGVFLFWPDYKQLQSSLAEIAKLDDQIKSVSLELEGHRDQYRILKNDYALAAVRDESTITTILPLTANETDIVRALEQQARDISGDNSSLVLNSINIGSANNQDKSDYLALPIKISLTGTKEKLMSFLHTLEKTGGAAENSEASTRLISVQDINLQAKDRGAQTEASNEEISMEISVNAYFLPTLQEQAASAK, encoded by the coding sequence ATGACAACTTACACTGCCCACTTGCGACAAAGCGCGAACATTCGTTTCGCCCTGATTGCTGCAATTTTGGTTATCACGGGAGTCTTTCTGTTCTGGCCGGACTACAAACAATTGCAGTCTAGTCTCGCAGAAATCGCCAAGCTTGATGATCAAATCAAAAGCGTCTCGCTTGAGCTTGAAGGTCATCGCGATCAGTACCGCATCTTAAAAAATGATTACGCGCTCGCTGCTGTCAGAGACGAAAGCACGATCACGACAATCCTACCTCTCACCGCTAATGAAACCGACATTGTCCGTGCGCTCGAGCAACAAGCTCGAGACATCTCAGGCGACAACAGCTCGTTAGTTTTGAACTCAATTAATATCGGATCTGCTAACAATCAGGACAAGAGTGACTACCTGGCTTTGCCAATCAAAATTAGTCTAACTGGCACAAAGGAAAAATTGATGTCTTTTTTACACACACTCGAAAAAACTGGCGGCGCTGCAGAAAATAGCGAGGCAAGCACGCGCCTAATCAGCGTGCAGGACATTAACCTTCAAGCTAAAGACCGAGGGGCGCAGACTGAAGCTTCGAATGAGGAAATTAGTATGGAAATTTCTGTTAATGCTTATTTCCTGCCAACGCTCCAGGAACAAGCCGCTTCTGCTAAATAA
- a CDS encoding GspE/PulE family protein produces the protein MEDKIVKLQNAIISCDIPQIAADVVEAAIDIGSSDIHIEPSEYTVRIRFRVDGILRSIMEYPPSLHAAVVSRFKIIANLKIDESRIPQDGRMQITTPDGRELDLRLSTLPTVHGEKIVTRIQDRSRKIPKLEELGIEPHNLKILKRAIAAPNGILLTTGPTGSGKTTTLYACLAILNTPEVNIMTIEDPVEIQMDGLNQSQVYPAIDYTFAFGLRTGLRQDPDIMMVGEIRDRETIDVAIEAALTGHLVLSTIHTNSAISTITRLLDMGAAAFLITATVNAIIAQRLVRKICEHCKTETVIKPAIEEKLRRAIASMNPIQRDKLGLKEGAPLKIYHGEGCEECGHTGYKGRIGMYEILEMNNAIKELILKNGTPLQMEKQAIADGMKTLEHDGVEKILAGITTPEEVYSVARTTEEEHADNVEKLS, from the coding sequence ATGGAAGACAAAATTGTCAAACTCCAGAACGCCATCATCTCCTGCGACATACCGCAAATTGCGGCAGATGTCGTCGAGGCTGCAATCGACATCGGTAGTTCTGATATCCATATCGAACCAAGCGAATACACCGTCAGAATTAGATTCCGCGTCGATGGCATCCTGCGATCGATCATGGAATATCCGCCTTCACTGCATGCCGCCGTCGTCAGTCGGTTTAAAATCATCGCCAATCTCAAAATTGACGAAAGTCGCATTCCTCAGGACGGACGCATGCAAATCACCACCCCGGACGGACGCGAACTAGATCTCCGTCTCTCGACTCTGCCAACCGTCCACGGCGAAAAAATCGTGACTCGTATCCAAGATCGCTCGCGCAAAATTCCGAAACTCGAAGAACTTGGCATCGAACCGCACAATCTCAAAATTTTAAAACGGGCGATTGCCGCTCCCAACGGGATCCTGCTCACAACCGGTCCAACTGGCTCAGGCAAAACAACCACGCTTTATGCCTGCCTCGCAATTCTGAACACTCCTGAGGTCAATATCATGACCATCGAGGATCCAGTCGAAATTCAAATGGACGGACTAAATCAAAGCCAAGTCTATCCGGCGATTGACTACACCTTCGCCTTCGGACTGCGCACTGGTCTCCGTCAGGATCCTGACATCATGATGGTCGGAGAAATTCGTGACCGAGAAACGATTGATGTTGCGATTGAGGCCGCCCTGACCGGACATCTCGTCTTGTCGACAATTCACACGAATTCAGCCATCTCGACTATCACTCGTCTCCTCGACATGGGCGCAGCCGCCTTCCTCATCACAGCAACAGTCAATGCCATCATCGCTCAACGGCTCGTCCGCAAAATCTGTGAACACTGTAAAACTGAGACCGTCATCAAGCCAGCCATTGAAGAAAAGTTGCGCCGAGCAATCGCCTCGATGAACCCAATCCAGCGTGACAAATTAGGGTTAAAAGAAGGAGCACCACTCAAAATTTACCACGGTGAAGGTTGCGAGGAATGCGGACACACGGGCTACAAAGGACGCATCGGTATGTACGAAATTCTCGAGATGAACAACGCCATTAAAGAATTGATTCTCAAAAATGGAACTCCGCTCCAAATGGAAAAACAAGCCATCGCCGATGGCATGAAAACACTTGAACACGATGGCGTCGAAAAAATTCTCGCGGGCATCACGACACCAGAAGAGGTTTACTCAGTCGCCCGCACGACCGAAGAAGAGCACGCTGACAATGTCGAAAAATTAAGTTAA
- a CDS encoding type II secretion system F family protein, producing the protein MQFKYTARDKKSAEVTGLITATSKLEAADRLFNERQLNVISLEQLDSKKEKTISKKSEFELTTDKQNQSLISKINHFLILHTKVTAKDKAVMFRLLAVMINAGLSIVKALKILSKQSENPKLRLVLTDVAMRVETGVRFSDALAEYDDISAESEIGMIAAGEASGQLNKTLLNLATETEKSASLHRKIRSAMIYPVSVLTVLTGAIILVMTMVIPKLAELFESAGTELPLATRVLVKVSEWFVGETFILPNWMLIIVIIIGGIIALGAWKKTPLGKLSWDRFLLHLPIFGPMIQKAALASFARQLALLSDSGVPIVRTLEITANAVGNEVYRMRLIDTKEDVERGITIHKNIENDPLFPELVVSMIAVGEQTAQLGLVAHKVAEFYDEEVDTFAKNLSTIMEPLIIVVIGTLVAGLVAAIMQPIMDMTDIASKA; encoded by the coding sequence ATGCAATTCAAATATACCGCTCGCGACAAAAAATCCGCGGAAGTCACCGGCCTAATCACAGCAACGAGCAAGCTCGAAGCTGCCGACCGATTATTCAACGAAAGACAATTGAATGTCATCAGCCTCGAACAACTCGATAGCAAAAAAGAGAAAACTATCTCTAAAAAATCCGAGTTCGAACTTACTACAGATAAGCAGAATCAAAGTTTAATCTCCAAAATCAACCACTTTTTAATTCTGCACACAAAGGTCACAGCTAAAGATAAAGCTGTGATGTTTCGCTTGTTGGCAGTCATGATCAATGCAGGCCTCTCAATCGTCAAAGCGCTTAAAATTCTATCGAAACAAAGTGAAAATCCAAAACTGCGACTCGTACTCACTGATGTCGCCATGCGCGTCGAAACCGGCGTACGATTTTCTGACGCACTCGCTGAATACGACGACATTTCTGCCGAATCGGAAATCGGTATGATTGCGGCTGGCGAAGCCTCTGGTCAGCTCAACAAGACATTACTTAATCTTGCAACCGAAACAGAAAAATCAGCCAGCTTGCACCGCAAAATTAGATCGGCCATGATTTACCCCGTGTCAGTTTTGACAGTTTTAACCGGCGCAATCATCCTCGTCATGACAATGGTCATCCCCAAGCTCGCTGAACTTTTTGAAAGTGCCGGAACGGAATTGCCACTCGCAACTAGGGTTTTGGTAAAAGTTTCTGAGTGGTTTGTCGGGGAAACTTTCATTTTACCGAACTGGATGCTCATCATTGTCATAATCATCGGTGGCATCATCGCGCTAGGAGCCTGGAAAAAAACTCCGCTCGGAAAACTCAGCTGGGACCGTTTCCTACTCCACCTACCAATTTTTGGACCAATGATTCAAAAAGCAGCACTCGCTTCTTTCGCACGCCAGCTTGCCCTACTTTCTGATTCAGGAGTGCCGATTGTGCGCACGCTCGAAATCACCGCCAATGCTGTTGGTAATGAGGTTTATCGCATGCGTCTGATTGACACGAAGGAAGATGTCGAACGCGGCATCACAATTCACAAAAATATCGAGAACGATCCGCTGTTTCCTGAGCTCGTCGTGAGCATGATTGCAGTCGGCGAACAAACCGCCCAACTCGGCTTGGTCGCTCATAAAGTTGCAGAATTTTACGATGAAGAAGTCGACACTTTCGCCAAGAATCTTTCGACTATCATGGAGCCGCTCATTATCGTCGTGATTGGCACACTCGTCGCCGGTCTCGTAGCCGCCATCATGCAGCCAATCATGGACATGACTGACATCGCGTCGAAAGCGTAA